From Coffea arabica cultivar ET-39 chromosome 2e, Coffea Arabica ET-39 HiFi, whole genome shotgun sequence, the proteins below share one genomic window:
- the LOC113730571 gene encoding uncharacterized protein, with the protein MPVSGKEEPRVLSRKSATDISAGIPLKKRRFLLSPPSSPPREEVVPEVNDLKKHEESTPDTTNKENFVTDSTENQESSLELKKKEASSADVKYGEESGLEQASKEDSGSELGSKQEFGSGLQDSITSRPGLKNNQISSSNPGPSSINVAIRSPEKSDASKINLLEVKKECVSAPNANLDHLDTDVSGVKLPELSPMFNLGSANRVESNTDLLLTGKLASSGVPGTPLGAALVSVKKEIHSKLVEDDVKLKLATGLGNNGKLALGPKEFFGLNVDPSLLSLSLSKEKHVTEEKSGDTSSKDDSKSECANRSNWDLNTTMDAWEGSIGDTTFQGTIGGSGKTISLNDRRLLSSNSVVNVSSVKEKQVNATREPRSSFPNSSVQLIKPSEDSLRLTLSSSFGNVDFVRERTRLSAEVAPRMDISTNRHSGLLSTEDKKSPGVSLVKLEPSDENSKNSSVGTIKRSAELSDFNAVKREPIEKHNAEAVKLLASSPQDTTGQRSIKSEPTNEVSQELCRTSDLRQQQSIPMFVHSQESFSSSSVLPTPLTPQKPSPSRIPTSSDLSTSADVSNQSERSTHTKEPHMGSDGFLQAPADMNPKTAHHRVREENMAAHKMDNNEAEDMNVDHPELKRTKEHVHDLRAHGEGSVSDEEKINISAETMEDESYGSECESDGKQVVVSKFLHGRVGRDDDDYEDGEVRDPLENSKIEELTADGSADSAKHGDCDNKHCPSGFPGGDTYTDQSCLVHKENDLKIHDNTAVDCIKESVGTVSNKNCEQLMAKDGHSDKLPLDGMATTDAEEEPCSSSQRKLLEPTGKKSSQESIEKDMSCDGTTSSGIRTVPAAGEPKGQIAKAVNTDEKPDSSLSKVEDSLNGNSAAKNSTSGGNKSRIINLPRASAISPSKTRSIPDRLLSSRNGRGRYSDLDGEKFIPRGKRDEIDADNPHRFLRERIQDQSFRNSRSNYTRGRGKFSGRLDTSRGEWGSNRDFAFGSYNDDYRFTRNKHAAAIADTELECNDFVIPPDGASLSIGRGRKSLNDDLPSFRRPSSRRLSPGGRDGPGSREIQMVHRIPRNISPGRLNDDNGVDLVGLRQDGKYARDLPDGIIEPAYTRPNSMYEGGNTQFVRGNRNFSTFQRRGFPQVRSKSPVGSRTRSPGPWTSPRRRSPAGFGGLQQLAQHRSPAMYRVERMRSPDRSCFPEDMVARRRGSPSFLARPSDDVRDVDSAREHGHPRPINSSRRSPSDRVFSRSTRRVDVLEPRIRTSGDEYFGRPVPSGRFQEFHGEGSSEERRKCGESRGLIRSFRPPYISDSDNLRFQLDDGPRPFRFCSEGDADFVGRGIREREFDGRMKGRPVAAPRRIRTIEDQEGNYRDSGQVWHDDGFNEGSGYKRRRF; encoded by the exons ATGCCTGTTTCTGGAAAAGAAGAG CCTCGGGTCCTTTCCCGGAAGTCTGCTACTGATATTTCTGCAGGTATCCCTCTGAAGAAAAGGAGGTTCTTGTTGTCCCCGCCGTCCTCTCCTCCTCGTGAAGAAGTAGTACCCGAGGTAAATGATTTGAAGAAACATGAAGAATCTACCCCAGACACAACGAACAAAGAAAATTTTGTAACAGATTCTACAGAGAATCAAGAATCTTCtttagaattgaagaagaaagaagcaTCTAGTGCAGATGTGAAGTATGGAGAAGAATCTGGTTTAGAGCAGGCGAGCAAAGAAGATTCTGGCTCAGAATTGGGGAGCAAACAAGAATTTGGTTCAGGTTTACAGGACAGTATTACATCTAGGCCTGGTTTGAAAAACAATCAAATATCTTCCTCAAATCCAGGACCTTCTAGTATAAATGTCGCTATCAGATCTCCCGAAAAATCGGATGCTAGTAAGATTAATCTCCTTGAGGTTAAGAAAGAATGTGTTTCTGCACCAAACGCCAACTTGGATCATTTGGACACAGACGTTTCTGGAGTCAAACTTCCGGAGTTAAGCCCTATGTTTAATTTGGGTTCTGCAAACAGGGTCGAGAGCAACACGGATCTTCTTTTGACTGGAAAACTAGCAAGCTCAGGAGTTCCAGGAACCCCTCTGGGTGCTGCTTTGGTGAGTGTAAAGAAAGAGATACACAGCAAACTGGTGGAGGATGATGTTAAGCTCAAACTTGCTACGGGTTTGGGGAATAATGGTAAATTGGCATTGGGACCAAAGGAATTTTTTGGTTTGAATGTAGATCCTTCTCTGTTGTCCTTGTCTCTAAGCAAAGAAAAACATGTTACAGAAGAGAAGAGTGGAGATACTAGCTCAAAGGATGATAGCAAATCGGAATGTGCTAATCGATCAAATTGGGATTTGAATACCACTATGGATGCTTGGGAGGGATCTATTGGTGATACTACTTTCCAAGGTACTATTGGTGGCTCAGGTAAGACAATCAGCTTGAATGATCGAAGACTATTAAGCTCTAATTCCGTTGTCAACGTTAGCAGCGTGAAGGAGAAACAGGTTAATGCAACAAGGGAGCCACGTTCCAGTTTTCCAAATTCTTCTGTACAGTTGATTAAACCTTCTGAGGACTCACTCCGTCTGACTCTTAGTTCCTCTTTTGGGAATGTGGATTTTGTCCGAGAGCGCACTCGTTTATCAGCTGAAGTAGCTCCTAGGATGGATATTTCCACAAATCGGCATAGTGGATTGCTCTCAACTGAAGACAAGAAATCTCCTGGTGTCAGCTTAGTCAAATTAGAACCTAGTGATGAGAATTCCAAAAATAGTTCTGTGGGAACCATCAAGAGATCTGCTGAATTGTCGGATTTCAATGCTGTGAAAAGGGAACCTATTGAGAAGCACAATGCTGAAGCTGTTAAATTGCTAGCTAGCAGCCCCCAGGACACAACTGGACAAAGGTCTATTAAATCTGAACCTACTAATGAAGTTAGTCAGGAACTCTGCAGGACATCGGATTTGAGACAGCAACAATCAATTCCAATGTTTGTCCACTCTCAggagagtttttcttcttcttctgttttACCAACACCTTTGACGCCCCAAAAGCCTTCTCCTTCAAGAATACCTACTTCTTCTGATTTATCTACAAGTGCAGATGTATCAAATCAATCTGAACGTTCCACTCATACCAAAGAACCTCATATGGGTAGTGATGGCTTTCTTCAAGCTCCTGCAGATATGAATCCTAAGACTGCGCATCACAGGGTTAGAGAAGAAAATATGGCTGCTCATAAGATGGATAATAATGAGGCAGAGGACATGAATGTTGATCATCCTGAGCTGAAAAGGACAAAGGAACATGTGCATGATTTACGTGCACATGGTGAGGGATCCGTGAGTGATGAGGAGAAGATAAATATATCAGCTGAAACAATGGAAGATGAATCTTATGGTTCTGAATGTGAATCAGATGGTAAGCAAGTTGTGGTAAGCAAGTTTTTGCATGGTAGAGTTGGGAGAGATGATGATGATTATGAAGATGGTGAAGTTCGGGACCCCTTGGAGAATTCAAAAATAGAGGAGCTTACTGCAGATGGAAGTGCAGATAGTGCTAAGCATGGTGATTGTGATAATAAACATTGTCCTTCTGGATTTCCAGGTGGTGATACTTACACCGACCAATCCTGTCTTGTGCATAAAGAAAACGACTTGAAAATTCATGACAATACAGCTGTTGATTGCATCAAGGAGAGTGTTGGCACAGTTTCTAACAAGAATTGTGAACAGCTTATGGCTAAAGATGGTCATTCAGATAAACTTCCATTGGATGGAATGGCTACAACTGATGCAGAAGAGGAGCCATGTAGTTCCTCCCAAAGGAAATTACTTGAGCCAACAGGTAAGAAATCTTCCCAAGAGAGTATTGAAAAAGATATGTCCTGTGATGGAACAACTAGTTCAGGCATTAGGACAGTACCAGCAGCAGGTGAGCCCAAAGGTCAAATTGCTAAAGCAGTTAACACGGATGAGAAGCCTGATTCATCTCTTTCAAAGGTAGAAGATTCTTTAAATGGTAATAGTGCTGCTAAAAATTCAACGAGTGGAGGTAACAAGAGCCGCATTATCAATTTACCTCGTGCTTCTGCAATATCTCCTTCTAAAACAAGGTCAATTCCGGATAGATTACTGTcatcaagaaatggaagaggAAGGTACTCAGATCTTGATGGGGAGAAATTTATTCCACGAGGAAAGAG AGATGAAATTGACGCTGATAATCCCCATAGATTCCTTAGagaaaggattcaagatcagtCTTTTAGAAACTCCAGATCGAATTATACAAGGGGAAGAGGGAAGTTTTCTGGTCGCTTAGATACTTCACGAGGCGAGTGGGGTTCTAACCGTGACTTCGCTTTTGGAAGTTACAATGATGACTATCGGTTTACCAGGAACAAACATGCTGCTGCCATTGCTGATACTGAGCTTGAATGTAATGACTTTGTTATTCCACCCGATGGTGCTTCTTTGAGTATCGGTAGAGGAAGGAAATCTTTGAATGACGATTTGCCTTCATTTCGACGTCCATCCTCAAGGAGGTTGTCTCCTGGAGGTAGAGATGGTCCTGGCAGCAGGGAAATCCAAATGGTTCACAGAATTCCAAGAAATATTAGCCCTGGTAGACTTAATGATGATAATGGGGTTGACTTGGTTGGACTTCGTCAAGATGGAAAATATGCGAGGGATTTACCAGATGGTATTATAGAACCTGCATATACTCGTCCGAACTCAATGTATGAAGGTGGGAATACTCAATTTGTCCGAGGGAACAGGAACTTCTCTACATTCCAGAGGAGGGGATTTCCTCAAGTTCGGTCAAAATCTCCAGTTGGATCACGAACACGCTCCCCTGGTCCATGGACTTCCCCTAGAAGGAGATCTCCTGCTGGATTTGGTGGACTTCAACAATTGGCTCAGCATAGATCACCAGCTATGTATAGGGTGGAAAGGATGAGATCTCCGGATCGTTCTTGTTTTCCTGAAGATATGGTTGCTAGAAGGCGTGGATCTCCCTCCTTCTTGGCTCGGCCTTCTGATGACGTTAGGGATGTAGACTCTGCAAGGGAGCATGGTCATCCAAGGCCTATAAACTCCAGTAGGAGGAGCCCATCTGATCGGGTTTTCAGCAGAAGCACTAGGAGAGTTGATGTTTTGGAACCTCGAATTAGGACAAGTGGTGATGAGTATTTTGGGAGGCCAGTACCTTCTGGCAGATTTCAGGAATTTCATGGTGAAGGAAGTAGTGAGGAGAGAAGAAAGTGTGGTGAAAGCCGGGGATTGATTCGTTCTTTTAGACCTCCATACATTAGTGACAGTGATAATCTTCGGTTCCAACTGGACGATGGTCCCAGGCCTTTCAGATTTTGTTCTGAAGGTGATGCAGATTTTGTTGGAAGGGGCATCAGAGAAAGGGAGTTTGATGGGCGGATGAAGGGTCGACCTGTTGCTGCTCCTAGACGAATTCGAACTATCGAGGATCAAGAAGGAAATTACAGGGACAGTGGGCAGGTATGGCATGATGATGGGTTCAATGAAGGGTCCGGATATAAAAGGAGGAGATTTTGA
- the LOC113730576 gene encoding histone H4 — protein sequence MSGRGKGGKGLGKGGAKRHRKVLRDNIQGITKPAIRRLARRGGVKRISGLIYEETRGVLKIFLENVIRDAVTYTEHARRKTVTAMDVVYALKRQGRTLYGFGG from the coding sequence ATGTCGGGACGTGGCAAGGGAGGCAAGGGCTTGGGAAAGGGAGGAGCAAAACGTCATCGTAAGGTGCTTCGCGACAACATTCAGGGAATCACGAAGCCGGCGATTCGCCGTCTGGCTCGCAGAGGAGGCGTGAAGCGTATTAGCGGCCTGATCTACGAGGAGACACGCGGCGTCCTCAAGATCTTCCTGGAGAACGTGATCAGAGATGCCGTCACCTACACCGAGCACGCTCGCCGGAAGACTGTCACCGCCATGGATGTTGTGTATGCTCTCAAAAGGCAAGGCCGTACTCTCTATGGGTTCGGCGGTTAG